The following are from one region of the Magallana gigas chromosome 4, xbMagGiga1.1, whole genome shotgun sequence genome:
- the LOC105327425 gene encoding tubulin glycylase 3C isoform X5, with amino-acid sequence MKLKDNVSKNYAFIPKISEASRKIANRRLKTIDATVPHFMRDIKCRTIEPLAPIPTNSDKPIVTEDKAEDPKDQEPLVEESVSSKPQETNVNKPSVYNLRTGKMTAKSDVFLDDNIFTFRPKVSTASQKIVQNLGTDFMARQQQHLDRQKRNIEQASIHFSSYNGRLSPVSKLRKFKKVKEGAEDGDINNSADDQVDGVKGQGEDTESSDGKDGIRNKNVSPNLQRILEGPYSNSSSEMVLKRHKTRLVNHQLKGKVLSELDDLDGDVSGSLSRSKTMPSLGRPKISRKLTNVNCSVNTDRLKAAKEQAEKAIKNRKVFTIQGGYNAVRQSLRRRGWVEKFYKISTPQKKTPRKRRKTVDESDDDDDDDDDDDDDDGDDDDDGDSDNDQPKIPPWEEEDGIYGIMSRIVRNVNPTFIWVLKRDIVDYRFLTRDQMVNHYIKAGSFTTKVGLCINMRNVPWFDNSDPDSFYPRCYRLSHEEEKNSFIDDYRQTMCANILKIISSQYKNESIPEEDENENDEKKDVGSEKTDTEKKDSEKKDSDSSKKGEDFTCTNPECTRSKPGVSSGNLCAHAKECLEKEKSAANGENKENKPKDKTPEIVKPTESAKPPSTSRSQKQKGTKKKKKVCVPITCLERAMQQCDKFIQERSHDDIDVLNDPHELTQQQWDETLKWYYQLVNENGEIQNVSGSMLAEVDRLLYNLKLHMPQFEMDGYKNIWIVKPGAKSRGRGIVCYDKLEDMLKLVNSQVVRKDNKYVVQKYMERPLLVYNCKFDIRQWFLVTDWNPLTIWFYQDSYLRFCSQEYTLEDFDESIHLSNNAIQKYYKNGPRHPLLPEQNMWTHEQFKDYIKGQGHGNAWDDVIYPGMKKAIICALLSTQDVIEYRKPSTFKSSFELYGADFMLTEDYRPWLIEINSSPSMESSTEITRRMCTGVLEDSIKVVVDRRYDRNCDIGRFELAYKQPLVTVPPYIGINLSVEGQTVKKPYGFTVRKSMDNDTAYFSPRKPPPSTESKDLKPAPPTTKRPQSENFDTTHKNTNASNSAPAKGKSAPGESQDHQHKYNSQKRTSHKSQNDQNQVTPSTSHSSCNSESSGRSSKETKENSSSKESKEKDNTSSQSLSQPQSFPKADKSGSLPISSCSAWTGKRMVSTTSVSTNYTIPNIDKLDRPMLAVNNVESTDLQTIKPVNSAPPMMSLAGAITKGMNPLIDGAWGRTCAECGSGMNLHLDNNNPQCKCKQDSLVIHPGYTSSESYRAARGFPARPKSSYSPRPPSASSCSLKSSGSLNTPPSINGTPTALRAEKILLRYTDGGIKRPLTPAGLTASTNSLPRLVRRYIGRRSIQCHELPLVNASSAVFIDTSQLHNPLSITSHGVANR; translated from the exons ATGAAATTGAAAGATAATGTCAGTAAGAACTACGCATTTATTCCAAAGATCAGTGAAGCAAGTAGAAAAATTGCTAATCGTCGTTTAAAAACTATCGACGCAACTGTACCTCATTTTATGCGTGATATCAAATGCAGAACCATTGAACCTCTAGCACCAATTCCTACAAATTCAGATAAACCTATTGTCACCGAAGATAAAGCAGAAGATCCGAAAGATCAGGAACCACTGGTCGAAGAGTCTGTGTCCTCTAAGCCACAAGAGACAAACGTAAACAAACCATCTGTGTACAATCTTCGTACAGGCAAAATGACTGCAAAATCAGATGTTTTTCTAGATGATAATATCTTTACTTTTCGTCCGAAAGTCAGCACTGCTAGCCAAAAAATCGTTCAAAATCTAGGCACAGATTTTATGGCCAGACAGCAACAGCATTTAGATAGACAGAAGAGAAAT ATCGAACAAGCTTCCATCCATTTCTCCAGTTATAATGGAAGACTCTCTCCCGTTAGTAAACTACGAAAATTCAAGAAAGTAAAGGAG GGAGCTGAAGATGGGGATATAAATAACTCGGCCGACGACCAGGTTGATGGGGTCAAAGGTCAGGGCGAGGATACGGAGAGCAGTGACGGTAAAGATGGCATCCGCAACAAGAACGTGTCCCCAAATCTACAAAGAATATTGGAAG GACCATATTCCAATAGTAGCAGCGAAATGGTGCTAAAGCGGCATAAAACGCGCCTTGTCAACCACCAACTGAAAGGGAAAGTCCTCTCGGAGCTAGATG ACCTGGATGGCGACGTGTCTGGATCCCTGTCCCGGAGCAAGACCATGCCATCCCTGGGGAGACCCAAGATATCCCGGAAGTTGACCAACGTAAACTGTAGCGTCAACACGGATCGTCTGAAGGCAGCAAAGGAGCAGGCCGAGAAGGCCATCAAG AACCGGAAAGTGTTCACCATCCAGGGAGGGTACAACGCGGTCAGACAAAGTCTGAGGAGGAGGGGCTGGGTGGAAAAGTTCTACAAAATATCCACCCCTCAGAAGAAAACTCCTAGAAAGCGCCGTAAAACGGTGGACGAGagcgatgatgatgatgatgacgacgatgatgatgatgatgacgatggggatgatgatgacgatggGGATAGCGATA atgatCAGCCGAAAATTCCACCTTGGGAGGAAGAAGATGGGATTTACGGAATAAtg TCGCGGATTGTCCGGAATGTGAACCCCACGTTCATTTGGGTGTTAAAGAGGGACATCGTTGATTATAGGTTCTTAACCAGAGATCAGATGGTGAACCACTATATCAAAGCAGGCTCCTTTACCACCAAG GTGGGGCTTTGTATAAACATGAGGAATGTCCCCTGGTTTGATAACTCGGACCCGGATTCTTTCTACCCTCGGTGTTACCGCCTCAGTCACGAAGAAGAAAAGAATTCTTTTATCG ACGACTACAGGCAAACGATGTgtgcaaacattttaaaaataatatctagTCAATATAAAAACGAGAGTATACccgaagaagatgaaaatgaaaatgatgaaaagaaAGATGTCGGTTCCGAGAAAACGGATACAGAGAAAAAGGATAGTGAGAAAAAAGACTCAGATTCTAGCAAAAAGGGCGAGGATTTTACCTGTACTAATCCCGAGTGCACGCGGTCAAAACCAGGTGTGTCATCTGGCAATTTATGTGCGCATGCCAAGGAATGCTTAGAGAAAGAGAAGTCCGCGGCAAACGGTGAAAATAAAGAGAACAAGCCCAAAGATAAAACTCCCGAAATTGTCAAACCCACCGAAAGTGCAAAACCGCCAT CAACTAGTCGATCTCAAAAACAGAAGGGaacaaaaaagaagaagaaggtGTGCGTGCCGATAACTTGCCTGGAGAGAGCGATGCAGCAGTGTGATAAATTCATTCAGGAGCGCTCACACGATGACATCGATGTCCTGAATGAC CCACATGAATTGACACAACAACAGTGGGATGAAACGCTAAAGTGGTACTACCAACTTGTTAA TGAGAATGGTGAAATACAGAATGTGTCTGGTAGTATGTTAGCTGAAGTAGATAGACTCCTATATAATCTTAAACTCCACATGCCGCAGTTTGAAATGGATGGTTATAAGAATATTTGGATCGTTAAACCAGGGGCCAAATCTCGGGGAAGAG gaaTTGTTTGTTATGACAAACTTGAGGATATGTTGAAACTAGTCAACAGTCAGGTTGTTCGGAAGGACAACAAATACGTGGTGCAAAAATATATGG aacGTCCATTACTAGTGTATAACTGTAAGTTCGACATCCGGCAGTGGTTCCTGGTCACCGACTGGAACCCCCTGACCATCTGGTTCTATCAGGACAGCTACCTCCGCTTCTGCTCCCAGGAGTACACATTGGAAGACTTTGACGAGTCCATTCACTTGTCCAACAACGCCATCCAGAAGTACTACAAGAACGGCCCTCGGCACCCGCTCCTCCCCGAGCAGAACATGTGGACACACGAACAGTTCAAGGATTATATCAA GGGCCAGGGTCACGGGAATGCATGGGATGATGTCATTTATCCCGGCATGAAGAAAGCAATAATATGTGCCTTGCTGTCTACACAAGATGTCATCGAATACAGAAAG CCGTCTACGTTTAAG TCATCCTTTGAGTTGTACGGGGCTGATTTCATGTTAACCGAGGACTACCGTCCGTGGTTGATAGAGATCAACTCATCACCTAGCATGGAGAGCAGTACTGAGATCACACGCAGAATGTGTACTGGTGTTTTAGAGGACTCAATCAAAG TCGTCGTTGATAGaagatatgataggaactgtgaTATAGGAAGGTTTGAGTTGGCCTACAAGCAGCCTTTAGTGACAGTTCCTCCATACATAGGAATAAATCTCTCTGTCGAGGGGCAAACAGTTAAAAAACCATATGGATTTACTGTACGAAAAAGCATGGACAACGATACTGCATATTTTAGCCCTCGCAAACCGCCACCAAGTACAGAAAGCAAAGACCTGAAGCCAGCACCGCCTACCACAAAGCGACCGCAAAGCGAAAACTTTGACACCACTCACAAGAACACGAACGCATCCAATAGCGCTCCAGCGAAGGGTAAGTCAGCGCCGGGCGAAAGTCAGGATCATCAGCACAAATATAACTCACAAAAGCGGACTAGTCACAAATCACAAAATGATCAAAACCAAGTAACACCGTCTACTAGTCACTCTAGTTGTAACTCAGAAAGCAGTGGTAGAAGCAGCAAGGAAACGAAGGAGAACAGTAGCAGCAAGGAAAGCAAGGAGAAGGACAACACCAGCAGCCAATCCTTGTCGCAGCCTCAGTCTTTCCCCAAGGCGGACAAATCTGGTTCTTTGCCTATCTCTAGTTGTAGTGCGTGGACGGGTAAGAGAATGGTCTCCACTACCTCTGTATCTACCAACTATACGATCCCCAACATAGACAAGTTGGATCGTCCCATGCTAGCTGTCAATAATGTGGAGTCTACAGACCTCCAGACCATTAAACCAGTGAACTCGGCACCACCTATGATGTCGTTGGCAGGTGCTATCACAAAAG gtatgAATCCGCTAATCGATGGTGCTTGGGGGCGTACCTGTGCCGAGTGTGGCAGTGGAATGAATTTACACCTTGATAACAACAATCCTCAATGCAAATGTAAACAAGATAGCCTTGTTATTCATCCAGGCTACACCAGCAGCGAATCGTACCGCGCGGCGCGCGGATTTCCCGCCAGACCAAAGAGCAGCTACTCACCTCGTCCTCCTAGTGCTTCCTCCTGCTCGCTTAAGTCTTCTGGAAGCCTTAATACTCCACCTAGCATAAATGGCACACCGACTGCGCTTCGTGCTGAGAAGATTCTTCTTCGCTATACAGATGGCGGGATAAAGCGACCTTTAACCCCTGCCGGCTTGACTGCTTCTACAAATTCGTTGCCGAGGCTCGTTCGGCGGTACATAGGTCGGCGATCTATTCAGTGCCACGAGCTTCCGCTCGTGAATGCGTCGTCTGCTGTGTTTATTGACACGTCACAACTTCACAATCCACTGTCTATTACGTCACACGGAGTTGCCAACAGATGA
- the LOC105327425 gene encoding uncharacterized protein isoform X2, protein MKLKDNVSKNYAFIPKISEASRKIANRRLKTIDATVPHFMRDIKCRTIEPLAPIPTNSDKPIVTEDKAEDPKDQEPLVEESVSSKPQETNVNKPSVYNLRTGKMTAKSDVFLDDNIFTFRPKVSTASQKIVQNLGTDFMARQQQHLDRQKRNIEQASIHFSSYNGRLSPVSKLRKFKKVKEGAEDGDINNSADDQVDGVKGQGEDTESSDGKDGIRNKNVSPNLQRILEGPYSNSSSEMVLKRHKTRLVNHQLKGKVLSELDDNYKDNSRRREEGVSHSETPDNSEPQNGDLDGDVSGSLSRSKTMPSLGRPKISRKLTNVNCSVNTDRLKAAKEQAEKAIKNRKVFTIQGGYNAVRQSLRRRGWVEKFYKISTPQKKTPRKRRKTVDESDDDDDDDDDDDDDDGDDDDDGDSDNDQPKIPPWEEEDGIYGIMSRIVRNVNPTFIWVLKRDIVDYRFLTRDQMVNHYIKAGSFTTKVGLCINMRNVPWFDNSDPDSFYPRCYRLSHEEEKNSFIDDYRQTMCANILKIISSQYKNESIPEEDENENDEKKDVGSEKTDTEKKDSEKKDSDSSKKGEDFTCTNPECTRSKPGVSSGNLCAHAKECLEKEKSAANGENKENKPKDKTPEIVKPTESAKPPSTSRSQKQKGTKKKKKVCVPITCLERAMQQCDKFIQERSHDDIDVLNDPHELTQQQWDETLKWYYQLVNENGEIQNVSGSMLAEVDRLLYNLKLHMPQFEMDGYKNIWIVKPGAKSRGRGIVCYDKLEDMLKLVNSQVVRKDNKYVVQKYMERPLLVYNCKFDIRQWFLVTDWNPLTIWFYQDSYLRFCSQEYTLEDFDESIHLSNNAIQKYYKNGPRHPLLPEQNMWTHEQFKDYIKGQGHGNAWDDVIYPGMKKAIICALLSTQDVIEYRKSSFELYGADFMLTEDYRPWLIEINSSPSMESSTEITRRMCTGVLEDSIKVVVDRRYDRNCDIGRFELAYKQPLVTVPPYIGINLSVEGQTVKKPYGFTVRKSMDNDTAYFSPRKPPPSTESKDLKPAPPTTKRPQSENFDTTHKNTNASNSAPAKGKSAPGESQDHQHKYNSQKRTSHKSQNDQNQVTPSTSHSSCNSESSGRSSKETKENSSSKESKEKDNTSSQSLSQPQSFPKADKSGSLPISSCSAWTGKRMVSTTSVSTNYTIPNIDKLDRPMLAVNNVESTDLQTIKPVNSAPPMMSLAGAITKGMNPLIDGAWGRTCAECGSGMNLHLDNNNPQCKCKQDSLVIHPGYTSSESYRAARGFPARPKSSYSPRPPSASSCSLKSSGSLNTPPSINGTPTALRAEKILLRYTDGGIKRPLTPAGLTASTNSLPRLVRRYIGRRSIQCHELPLVNASSAVFIDTSQLHNPLSITSHGVANR, encoded by the exons ATGAAATTGAAAGATAATGTCAGTAAGAACTACGCATTTATTCCAAAGATCAGTGAAGCAAGTAGAAAAATTGCTAATCGTCGTTTAAAAACTATCGACGCAACTGTACCTCATTTTATGCGTGATATCAAATGCAGAACCATTGAACCTCTAGCACCAATTCCTACAAATTCAGATAAACCTATTGTCACCGAAGATAAAGCAGAAGATCCGAAAGATCAGGAACCACTGGTCGAAGAGTCTGTGTCCTCTAAGCCACAAGAGACAAACGTAAACAAACCATCTGTGTACAATCTTCGTACAGGCAAAATGACTGCAAAATCAGATGTTTTTCTAGATGATAATATCTTTACTTTTCGTCCGAAAGTCAGCACTGCTAGCCAAAAAATCGTTCAAAATCTAGGCACAGATTTTATGGCCAGACAGCAACAGCATTTAGATAGACAGAAGAGAAAT ATCGAACAAGCTTCCATCCATTTCTCCAGTTATAATGGAAGACTCTCTCCCGTTAGTAAACTACGAAAATTCAAGAAAGTAAAGGAG GGAGCTGAAGATGGGGATATAAATAACTCGGCCGACGACCAGGTTGATGGGGTCAAAGGTCAGGGCGAGGATACGGAGAGCAGTGACGGTAAAGATGGCATCCGCAACAAGAACGTGTCCCCAAATCTACAAAGAATATTGGAAG GACCATATTCCAATAGTAGCAGCGAAATGGTGCTAAAGCGGCATAAAACGCGCCTTGTCAACCACCAACTGAAAGGGAAAGTCCTCTCGGAGCTAGATG ACAACTACAAAGATAATTCCAGACGAAGGG AAGAAGGGGTCTCCCATAGTGAAACCCCTGATAATTCAGAACCCCAGAATGGAG ACCTGGATGGCGACGTGTCTGGATCCCTGTCCCGGAGCAAGACCATGCCATCCCTGGGGAGACCCAAGATATCCCGGAAGTTGACCAACGTAAACTGTAGCGTCAACACGGATCGTCTGAAGGCAGCAAAGGAGCAGGCCGAGAAGGCCATCAAG AACCGGAAAGTGTTCACCATCCAGGGAGGGTACAACGCGGTCAGACAAAGTCTGAGGAGGAGGGGCTGGGTGGAAAAGTTCTACAAAATATCCACCCCTCAGAAGAAAACTCCTAGAAAGCGCCGTAAAACGGTGGACGAGagcgatgatgatgatgatgacgacgatgatgatgatgatgacgatggggatgatgatgacgatggGGATAGCGATA atgatCAGCCGAAAATTCCACCTTGGGAGGAAGAAGATGGGATTTACGGAATAAtg TCGCGGATTGTCCGGAATGTGAACCCCACGTTCATTTGGGTGTTAAAGAGGGACATCGTTGATTATAGGTTCTTAACCAGAGATCAGATGGTGAACCACTATATCAAAGCAGGCTCCTTTACCACCAAG GTGGGGCTTTGTATAAACATGAGGAATGTCCCCTGGTTTGATAACTCGGACCCGGATTCTTTCTACCCTCGGTGTTACCGCCTCAGTCACGAAGAAGAAAAGAATTCTTTTATCG ACGACTACAGGCAAACGATGTgtgcaaacattttaaaaataatatctagTCAATATAAAAACGAGAGTATACccgaagaagatgaaaatgaaaatgatgaaaagaaAGATGTCGGTTCCGAGAAAACGGATACAGAGAAAAAGGATAGTGAGAAAAAAGACTCAGATTCTAGCAAAAAGGGCGAGGATTTTACCTGTACTAATCCCGAGTGCACGCGGTCAAAACCAGGTGTGTCATCTGGCAATTTATGTGCGCATGCCAAGGAATGCTTAGAGAAAGAGAAGTCCGCGGCAAACGGTGAAAATAAAGAGAACAAGCCCAAAGATAAAACTCCCGAAATTGTCAAACCCACCGAAAGTGCAAAACCGCCAT CAACTAGTCGATCTCAAAAACAGAAGGGaacaaaaaagaagaagaaggtGTGCGTGCCGATAACTTGCCTGGAGAGAGCGATGCAGCAGTGTGATAAATTCATTCAGGAGCGCTCACACGATGACATCGATGTCCTGAATGAC CCACATGAATTGACACAACAACAGTGGGATGAAACGCTAAAGTGGTACTACCAACTTGTTAA TGAGAATGGTGAAATACAGAATGTGTCTGGTAGTATGTTAGCTGAAGTAGATAGACTCCTATATAATCTTAAACTCCACATGCCGCAGTTTGAAATGGATGGTTATAAGAATATTTGGATCGTTAAACCAGGGGCCAAATCTCGGGGAAGAG gaaTTGTTTGTTATGACAAACTTGAGGATATGTTGAAACTAGTCAACAGTCAGGTTGTTCGGAAGGACAACAAATACGTGGTGCAAAAATATATGG aacGTCCATTACTAGTGTATAACTGTAAGTTCGACATCCGGCAGTGGTTCCTGGTCACCGACTGGAACCCCCTGACCATCTGGTTCTATCAGGACAGCTACCTCCGCTTCTGCTCCCAGGAGTACACATTGGAAGACTTTGACGAGTCCATTCACTTGTCCAACAACGCCATCCAGAAGTACTACAAGAACGGCCCTCGGCACCCGCTCCTCCCCGAGCAGAACATGTGGACACACGAACAGTTCAAGGATTATATCAA GGGCCAGGGTCACGGGAATGCATGGGATGATGTCATTTATCCCGGCATGAAGAAAGCAATAATATGTGCCTTGCTGTCTACACAAGATGTCATCGAATACAGAAAG TCATCCTTTGAGTTGTACGGGGCTGATTTCATGTTAACCGAGGACTACCGTCCGTGGTTGATAGAGATCAACTCATCACCTAGCATGGAGAGCAGTACTGAGATCACACGCAGAATGTGTACTGGTGTTTTAGAGGACTCAATCAAAG TCGTCGTTGATAGaagatatgataggaactgtgaTATAGGAAGGTTTGAGTTGGCCTACAAGCAGCCTTTAGTGACAGTTCCTCCATACATAGGAATAAATCTCTCTGTCGAGGGGCAAACAGTTAAAAAACCATATGGATTTACTGTACGAAAAAGCATGGACAACGATACTGCATATTTTAGCCCTCGCAAACCGCCACCAAGTACAGAAAGCAAAGACCTGAAGCCAGCACCGCCTACCACAAAGCGACCGCAAAGCGAAAACTTTGACACCACTCACAAGAACACGAACGCATCCAATAGCGCTCCAGCGAAGGGTAAGTCAGCGCCGGGCGAAAGTCAGGATCATCAGCACAAATATAACTCACAAAAGCGGACTAGTCACAAATCACAAAATGATCAAAACCAAGTAACACCGTCTACTAGTCACTCTAGTTGTAACTCAGAAAGCAGTGGTAGAAGCAGCAAGGAAACGAAGGAGAACAGTAGCAGCAAGGAAAGCAAGGAGAAGGACAACACCAGCAGCCAATCCTTGTCGCAGCCTCAGTCTTTCCCCAAGGCGGACAAATCTGGTTCTTTGCCTATCTCTAGTTGTAGTGCGTGGACGGGTAAGAGAATGGTCTCCACTACCTCTGTATCTACCAACTATACGATCCCCAACATAGACAAGTTGGATCGTCCCATGCTAGCTGTCAATAATGTGGAGTCTACAGACCTCCAGACCATTAAACCAGTGAACTCGGCACCACCTATGATGTCGTTGGCAGGTGCTATCACAAAAG gtatgAATCCGCTAATCGATGGTGCTTGGGGGCGTACCTGTGCCGAGTGTGGCAGTGGAATGAATTTACACCTTGATAACAACAATCCTCAATGCAAATGTAAACAAGATAGCCTTGTTATTCATCCAGGCTACACCAGCAGCGAATCGTACCGCGCGGCGCGCGGATTTCCCGCCAGACCAAAGAGCAGCTACTCACCTCGTCCTCCTAGTGCTTCCTCCTGCTCGCTTAAGTCTTCTGGAAGCCTTAATACTCCACCTAGCATAAATGGCACACCGACTGCGCTTCGTGCTGAGAAGATTCTTCTTCGCTATACAGATGGCGGGATAAAGCGACCTTTAACCCCTGCCGGCTTGACTGCTTCTACAAATTCGTTGCCGAGGCTCGTTCGGCGGTACATAGGTCGGCGATCTATTCAGTGCCACGAGCTTCCGCTCGTGAATGCGTCGTCTGCTGTGTTTATTGACACGTCACAACTTCACAATCCACTGTCTATTACGTCACACGGAGTTGCCAACAGATGA